In the Hevea brasiliensis isolate MT/VB/25A 57/8 chromosome 8, ASM3005281v1, whole genome shotgun sequence genome, ctGGAGGACAATAACCAATAGTTCCTCTTACTCCAATAGAGCTGGATTGATTTGTAGAACAGCTAGGAGTGACATTGGAAATAAACTTCGCTAATCCAAAATCACTTACATGTGCAGTCATTTCTTCGTCGAGAAGGATATTACTTGGTTTTATATCACAATGAACAATTGGTGTTCCACAACGATGTTGAAGATATTCCAATGCACAAGCAATATCAATGGCAATATTCAGCTTTTGGAGAACACTTAAAGTCCTTGGTACTTCATCTAATCCAACAGTTGGATGCAACCAACCATCTAAGCTTCCATTGACCATGAACTCATAAACCAAAGCTTTGAAATCATTACCATGATAATCAACACCTGAACAGGCTGTGAGCACTTTGACAAGATTTCGATGTCTAACATTTCGTAAGACCTCACATTCAGCTATAAAACTCTTTGAAGCTTCTCGATTCATAAGCTTAAACACCTTCACCGCAATCacaattccttcttgatcaagaaTTCCTTTATATACTGACCCAAAGCTACCTGTACCAATTAAATTATCTGAAGAGAATCCATTAGTAGCTTTGAGAAGACTTTGATAAGACAACTTCAATAGCTCCTTCCCATGAGATGTTGACGAagactctctttttctctttcttgatAGGCATAGAAAGAAACAAATCAGCACAAGCGTTGCACCTATAAGCACAGAAACCGTTGAGATTATAATCTTCAATGTTATAGTCAATCCCCCCTTTGACTGCTGAAGCTGACATGGAGGTAGCCTCAAATTAGGCATGCCACCACAAAGATTTTTATTTCCTGCAACCGATGTGGCACTTGCGTTCTTGAAAACTCCTTCTATTGGCACTGTACCTTCAAAGTCGTTATAAGACAAATCCAACAACTCTAATAAACTAAACCCCTTCAGGAACTCTGGAATCTTGCCTGACAACATGTTGTGAGAAAGATTCAATTTTCTAAGGCCTCTTAGTGAACTTAGAGATGAAGGAAGAGAGCCTCGAAACAAGTTGGCACCCAAGTCCAACAATTCTAGACTCGTACAACTGCTAAGACTACTGGGAATCACTCCTGATAACATGTTCTCAGAAAGGCTTAGGTATCCCATGGCTTTCGAATTTCCTACTTCTATGGGAATGGAGCCTGACAAATGGTTTCTGGATAAGGAAAGACCCATTGATAAGGGGGAGGATCCAAAAATTTGCGGAGGTATAGGACCACTAAAATTGTTATTTGAAAGATCTAACTCTAACAAATTTTTGCAATTCCCTAGACTCGAAGGGATCAAGCCTTGAAGCTTATTGTTTGATAAATCCATGCGTAGTAAATTTGTCATGTTTCCTATAGAGGAGGGAATAGATCCCGAGAAATCATTATAACCAAAATCCAATTCTCCCAGGTTTAGAAGTTTTCCAATGCTAGAAGGAATGGAACCTGACAGATTGTTCTCTCGTACAACCAAAAATTCCAATGAAGCACAATCACTTATTCCCGAGGGGATGTTTCCGAATATTTGATTTTGATTTAGCCAAATGTGCTTGAGCTTCTCTGAAAAGTTGCAGAATTGTTCAGGCAGCTTCCCTCCAAAGTTATTTCGGTCTATACCAAATACCTTTAAATTGGTGGCGTTAGACAAAGTGGAAAGAAGCTCCAGGTCATCAGCTTTCCcactgttagaagaaagaatacaagtaatgaagaaaaggattgtgtatttgtctgtgtctcatttacagagatattacatctatttatacatgagaatatgaactaatttggacaagaataataattgctataattatgctacacaaatctcctataatcatcttGATTCTTtgtaattatgttacacaaatctcctataatcatcttGATTctttgtaattatgctaacaccccctcaaactcaaggtggtagcacgtgccaacttgagtttgcttaagagatcccgaagcggcgggaggatgcgttttggtgaatatatcacgGTTTGGTGAGAGGAGataggaatcaaacatatggtgccatgagcaacatgatgacgtacaaaatgacaatcaatttcgatgtgtttggtacgctcatgaaatacatcattatgagaaatctgtatggcacttctattatcgcaatgaagtattgtggcagaagaatgagtgacacccaaatcagttaataaccaccgtaaccaaagtaattcagatgtagcatcgcgaagagcacgatattcagattctgctagaac is a window encoding:
- the LOC110672148 gene encoding probable LRR receptor-like serine/threonine-protein kinase At3g47570 — encoded protein: MGLSFRSLSVSFPSLCLLSITYFLCFSFLALAIHRNNDTDRLALLELKAKITDDPFGVMNSWNSTLHFCSWHHVTCGRRHQRVIMLDLSSLKLSGSISPHVGNLSFLRELRLENNSFSREIPTEIGHLRRLQILSLYNNSFGGQIPASISNCSNLVFFHLYNNNVGGRIPAGLGSLKKLKEIFFGANKLIGTLPPSLGNLSSLQKLYVRRNNLHGVVPDTLGQLMNLRILALNGNQFFGTIPPSFFNLSLIEQLGLADNNLEGRLPLSLGISLPNLQVFSISDNQFTGSIPTSISNASRLEVLQLSRNNFIGRVPSLEKLHRLMRFVVSGNHLGSGGKADDLELLSTLSNATNLKVFGIDRNNFGGKLPEQFCNFSEKLKHIWLNQNQIFGNIPSGISDCASLEFLVVRENNLSGSIPSSIGKLLNLGELDFGYNDFSGSIPSSIGNMTNLLRMDLSNNKLQGLIPSSLGNCKNLLELDLSNNNFSGPIPPQIFGSSPLSMGLSLSRNHLSGSIPIEVGNSKAMGYLSLSENMLSGVIPSSLSSCTSLELLDLGANLFRGSLPSSLSTVPIEGVFKNASATSVAGNKNLCGGMPNLRLPPCQLQQSKGGLTITLKIIISTVSVLIGATLVLICFFLCLSRKRKRESSSTSHGKELLKLSYQSLLKATNGFSSDNLIGTGSFGSVYKGILDQEGIVIAVKVFKLMNREASKSFIAECEVLRNVRHRNLVKVLTACSGVDYHGNDFKALVYEFMVNGSLDGWLHPTVGLDEVPRTLSVLQKLNIAIDIACALEYLQHRCGTPIVHCDIKPSNILLDEEMTAHVSDFGLAKFISNVTPSCSTNQSSSIGVRGTIGYCPPEYGMGSQVSTSGDIFSFGILLLEMFTGKRPTDHMFKEGMSLHNFVKRALPEQVTQILDPNNNLPQMQSNANATWVQSQSLGNMRNNIFIECLISIFEIGISCSAESPQERMNIGDIVAQLSSIRKKILETRLQW